One segment of Chlorocebus sabaeus isolate Y175 chromosome 24, mChlSab1.0.hap1, whole genome shotgun sequence DNA contains the following:
- the GMFB gene encoding glia maturation factor beta isoform X2, whose product MKIDKDKRLVVLDEELEGISPDELKDELPERQPRFIVYSYKYQHDDGRVSYPLCFIFSSPVGCKPEQQMMYAGSKNKLVQTAELTKVFEIRNTEDLTEEWLREKLGFFH is encoded by the exons A tgaagATTGACAAGGATAAACGCCTGGTGGTACTGGATGAGGAGCTTGAG GGCATTTCACCAGATGAACTTAAAGATGAACTACCTGAACGACAACCTCG CTTCATTGTGTATAGTTATAAATATCAACATGATGATGGAAGAGTTTCATATCCTCTGTGCTTTATTTTCTCCAGTCCTGTTG GATGTAAGCCTGAACAACAGATGATGTATGCTGGGAGTAAGAATAAGCTTGTCCAGACAGCTGAACTAACCAAG gtgtttgAAATAAGAAATACTGAAGACCTAACTGAAGAATGGTTACGTGAGAAACTTGGATTTTTCCACTAA
- the GMFB gene encoding glia maturation factor beta isoform X1: protein MSESLVVCDVAEDLVEKLRKFRFRKETNNAAIIMKIDKDKRLVVLDEELEGISPDELKDELPERQPRFIVYSYKYQHDDGRVSYPLCFIFSSPVGCKPEQQMMYAGSKNKLVQTAELTKVFEIRNTEDLTEEWLREKLGFFH, encoded by the exons ATG agcgAGTCTTTGGTTGTTTGTGATGTTGCTGAAGATTTAGTGGAAAAGCTGAGAAAGTTTCGTTTTCGCAAAGAAACGAACAATGCTGCTATTATAA tgaagATTGACAAGGATAAACGCCTGGTGGTACTGGATGAGGAGCTTGAG GGCATTTCACCAGATGAACTTAAAGATGAACTACCTGAACGACAACCTCG CTTCATTGTGTATAGTTATAAATATCAACATGATGATGGAAGAGTTTCATATCCTCTGTGCTTTATTTTCTCCAGTCCTGTTG GATGTAAGCCTGAACAACAGATGATGTATGCTGGGAGTAAGAATAAGCTTGTCCAGACAGCTGAACTAACCAAG gtgtttgAAATAAGAAATACTGAAGACCTAACTGAAGAATGGTTACGTGAGAAACTTGGATTTTTCCACTAA